In the Malus domestica chromosome 16, GDT2T_hap1 genome, one interval contains:
- the LOC103416534 gene encoding protein JINGUBANG-like — protein MGLVPCPLPCHTSTESKEESSTSNSTSSLLSESSTFSSLSSQPSLPSVPSLTPSKSNQLVVLRSSSVHHCCIATLQSQSYICTLALSGNFLYSGSSDGQITAWSSTLSRPSNPKYNKVVATVATPSTVKFLVVVGSGDDRNKLLFGAHQDHKIRVWKTNTNDTYEKLKCIATLPTLKERVTRFLCSKNYVQIGLHKNGTWEHHIDAVSALAISNDGSFLYSVSWDRALKIWRTSDFKCMDSVSNAHDDAINAVILSSDGAFVYTGSADKKIKVWTWRKDKSTSVKLVGTLEKHKSAVNALAFSTDGSVLYSGACDRSVLVWERDGGADGGGGDMVVVGALRGHTQAVLCLAVAADLLCSGSADYSVRVWRRLSSGLVGGDLNRSYCCLAVLEGHKRPVKCLTAALDNSDSGDSYFVYSGSLDCDIKVWQIRVPLS, from the coding sequence ATGGGACTCGTTCCATGTCCCTTGCCCTGTCACACAAGCACAGAAAGTAAGGAAGAATCTTCAACCTCCAACTCCACCTCCAGTCTTCTCTCTGAGTCTTCAACCTTCTCCTCTCTGTCCTCCCAGCCAAGTCTCCCTTCTGTTCCTTCTCTCACCCCATCAAAATCCAACCAATTAGTAGTACTACGATCCTCAAGTGTTCATCACTGCTGCATAGCCACTCTCCAATCCCAGTCCTACATCTGTACCCTAGCCCTATCTGGAAACTTCCTATACAGTGGCTCATCCGACGGTCAGATTACAGCATGGAGTAGTACCCTATCACGCCCTTCAAATCCAAAATACAACAAGGTGGTAGCCACCGTCGCCACTCCCAGCACCGTCAAGTTTCTGGTGGTTGTTGGGAGTGGGGACGACCGCAACAAGCTCTTATTCGGTGCTCACCAAGACCATAAAATCCGAGTCTGGAAAACTAACACGAACGACACGTATGAAAAACTAAAATGTATAGCCACACTCCCAACTCTAAAAGAACGTGTCACAAGATTCTTATGTTCCAAGAACTACGTGCAAATCGGGCTCCACAAGAACGGCACCTGGGAGCATCACATCGACGCCGTCTCCGCTCTAGCGATATCCAACGACGGGTCGTTTCTCTACTCCGTTTCATGGGACCGGGCGCTCAAAATATGGCGGACTTCCGACTTTAAATGCATGGACTCGGTTAGTAACGCCCACGACGACGCCATCAACGCCGTAATTTTGTCAAGTGACGGAGCTTTTGTGTACACCGGCTCGGCGGATAAGAAGATAAAGGTGTGGACGTGGAGGAAAGACAAGTCAACATCAGTAAAGCTTGTTGGAACCCTAGAGAAGCACAAGTCGGCTGTGAATGCGTTGGCTTTTAGCACCGACGGGTCCGTGCTGTACTCTGGTGCCTGCGACCGGtcggttttggtttgggaaagAGATGGTGGTGCGGACGGCGGCGGTGGGGACATGGTGGTGGTCGGTGCGTTGAGGGGACACACACAGGCGGTGTTGTGTTTGGCGGTGGCGGCTGATTTGTTGTGCAGTGGATCTGCTGATTATAGTGTTAGGGTTTGGAGGAGATTATCGTCAGGGCTAGTTGGCGGTGATCTAAATAGGAGTTATTGCTGTCTGGCTGTGTTGGAAGGTCACAAGCGGCCGGTGAAGTGTTTGACTGCAGCTCTTGATAATAGTGATTCTGGTGattcttattttgtttataGTGGCAGCTTGGATTGTGATATTAAGGTCTGGCAAATTCGGGTTCCCCTTTCATAA